In one Molothrus aeneus isolate 106 chromosome 8, BPBGC_Maene_1.0, whole genome shotgun sequence genomic region, the following are encoded:
- the LOC136559598 gene encoding lipase member K-like gives MWLALALLSVLHGMAAGECFLNSPFPKNPEARMNISEMVSFWGYPSEEYDVVTEDGYILQLNRIPHGRGNSGCQGVRPVALLQHGLLAEGSIWLTNLANSSLGFILADAGYDVWIGNSRGNTWSRRHQVLTTTQDEFWAFSFDEMAKYDLPAMISFIEQKTGQKQLYYIGHSQGTTIGFIAFSTMPELAQKIKVFFALSPVTTVIFSRSPFRKLSVFSDSGLKELFGTREFLPHTALGEVVLSRFCSCSKVCKHILATIFGFNWKNTNMSRFDVYMGHTPAGSSVQNIIHWLQGVHGGALRAFDGGHMYNSLHYRQTGAPFYDVQDMEVPTAIWNAGQDCLADPRDTALLLPQVRNLVHHKLIPHWNHMDFVLGLDATDVLYREVLDIMKKHP, from the exons ATGtggctggctctggctctgctctccgTGCTCCACGGGATGGCAGCTGGGGAATGCTTCTTgaattccccattccccaagAATCCAGAGGCAAGGATGAACATT AGTGAAATGGTCTCCTTCTGGGGGTACCCCAGCGAGGAGTATGACGTGGTGACAGAAGATGGCTACATCCTCCAGCTGAACAGAATTCCTCATGGCAGGGGAAATTCTGGGTGCCAAG GTGTGAGGCCCGTGGCACTTCTGCAGCACGGTCTCCTTGCAGAAGGCAGCATCTGGCTCACCAACCTGGCCAACAGCAGCCTGGGCTTCATCCTGGCAGATGCTGGCTACGATGTCTGGATAGGAAACAGCAGAGGGAACACCTGGTCCAGGAGGCACCAGGTCCTGACCACCACACAGGATGAATTCTGGGCTTTCAG ctTCGATGAGATGGCTAAATACGACCTGCCAGCCATGATCAGCTTTATTGAGCAGAAAACAGGACAGAAACAGCTCTATTATATTGGCCATTCCCAAGGCACCACCATAG GTTTTATAGCCTTTTCCACAATGCCTGAGCTGGCTCAGAAAATCAAGGTGTTCTTTGCTCTTTCTCCTGTGACCACGGTGATATTTTCTCGGAGCCCATTTAGGAAACTCTCAGTCTTTTCTGACTCTGGGCTTAAG GAGCTGTTTGGCACCAGGGAGTTCCTGCcccacactgccctgggggaggTGGTCCTCTCCAGGTTCTGTTCCTGCTCCAAGGTCTGCAAGCACATCCTGGCCACAATTTTTGGGTTTAACTGGAAGAACACAAACATG AGCCGGTTCGATGTGTACATGGGGCACACCCCGGCGGGCTCCTCGGTGCAGAACATCATCCACTGGCTGCAG GGAGTCCACGGTGGGGCACTGAGAGCTTTTGATGGGGGGCACATGTACAACAGCCTTCACTACAGACAG acCGGGGCCCCGTTCTACGACGTGCAGGACATGGAGGTGCCCACGGCCATCTGGAACGCGGGCCAGGACTGCCTGGCTGACCCACGGGACacggccctgctgctgccccaggtcAGGAACCTGGTGCACCACAAGCTCATCCCCCACTGGAACCACATGGATTTCGTGCTGGGCCTCGACGCCACCGACGTTCTGTACCGGGAAGTCCTGGACATCATGAAGAAGCATCCCTAA